One stretch of Mobula birostris isolate sMobBir1 chromosome 5, sMobBir1.hap1, whole genome shotgun sequence DNA includes these proteins:
- the LOC140198415 gene encoding LOW QUALITY PROTEIN: H-2 class II histocompatibility antigen, A-Q alpha chain-like (The sequence of the model RefSeq protein was modified relative to this genomic sequence to represent the inferred CDS: inserted 1 base in 1 codon): MEPGFFLGYKTQSQDFSLDTGHRAKPLGTDTQLSRNIAWLSSQTEPSAARFLDKRIATVFPSPRISRSLLAYLRTGWPNYEKGRDLHEDHMVYIAQDRSPDKQFDVLFDGDEILYMDFNLKKEVPRIPEFADQVMEGGEATISASMAIVKQNLNVWKNLFQGSPEPKVPPQTAMYPEEPLESGQPNTLICLADGXYPPIIRTTWKRNKNPVTGGVNTTEYYLKRNSYFQRFSYLSFVPSPGDMYSCHVEHESMKEPRVVFWEPEVPEEVSGLGTVICALGLSLGIISAVVGFILLIKERQRLQAQQQGI; this comes from the exons GCACCGATACCCAACTCTCCCGGAACATCGCCTGGTTGTCATCCCAGACGGAACCCTCCGCTGCCCGCTTCCTGGATAAACGGATAGCTACTGTTTTTCCCAGTCCCAGGATATCCCGCTCCCTCCTTGCCTACCTCCGTACTGGATGGCCAAACTATGAAAAGGGTCGAG ACCTACATGAGGATCACATGGTCTATATTGCCCAGGACCGCAGTCCTGACAAACAGTTCGATGTTTTGTTTGATGGCGATGAGATTTTGTACATGGACTTCAATCTGAAGAAGGAGGTGCCACGGATCCCCGAGTTCGCAGACCAAgtgatggagggaggagaggcaACTATCTCGGCTAGTATGGCCATCGTGAAACAAAATTTAAATGTTTGGAAGAACCTGTTCCAAGGGAGCCCAGAACCTAAAG TTCCCCCTCAGACTGCCATGTACCCCGAGGAACCCCTGGAGTCGGGTCAGCCCAACACTTTGATCTGTCTGGCTGACG TCTATCCACCGATCATCAGGACGACGTGGAAACGGAACAAGAATCCTGTGACCGGTGGAGTCAACACCACAGAGTACTACCTGAAGAGAAATTCCTACTTCCAGAGATTCTCCTACCTGAGCTTTGTGCCAAGTCCTGGAGATATGTACTCCTGCCATGTGGAGCATGAGTCTATGAAGGAGCCAAGAGTTGTCTTCTGGG AACCTGAGGTACCCGAGGAAGTCTCTGGCCTAGGAACCGTGAtctgtgcactgggactctccCTGGGAATCATCAGTGCCGTGGTCGGATTCATCCTACTGATCAAAGAGAGGCAGCGTCTGCAGGCTCAGCAGCAGGGCATCTAG